One genomic window of Pseudomonas aeruginosa includes the following:
- a CDS encoding carbon-nitrogen hydrolase family protein: MTLIAAAQSCAHPADLPRNLDDHLRLMRIAQARGVRLLVFPELSLTGYEPSAAAALAQPADTPLLQPLRQLAEQARMTTVVGLPLRSPKHAKPLIAALILGADGSLGVYAKQHLHAGEERHFSAGDGGPLLEIDGLPMALAVCADFSQPSHPAHAARAGARLYIASALIGENGYPADSALLAGYAREHGMGVLLANHGGPTGGWKAAGRSAFWNERGALVRETTGTGETLLLLERTEIDA, encoded by the coding sequence ATGACGCTGATCGCCGCCGCCCAGAGCTGCGCCCACCCCGCCGACCTGCCACGCAACCTCGACGACCACCTGCGCCTGATGCGTATCGCCCAGGCACGGGGCGTGCGCCTGCTGGTGTTTCCCGAACTGTCGCTCACCGGCTACGAACCCAGCGCTGCCGCCGCCCTCGCCCAGCCGGCGGACACGCCCCTGCTGCAACCGCTGCGCCAGCTCGCCGAGCAGGCACGGATGACCACGGTGGTCGGCCTGCCGCTGCGCTCGCCGAAGCATGCCAAGCCGCTGATCGCCGCCCTGATCCTCGGCGCCGACGGCAGCCTCGGCGTCTATGCCAAGCAGCACCTGCACGCGGGCGAGGAACGCCACTTCTCAGCCGGCGACGGCGGCCCCCTGCTGGAGATCGACGGCCTGCCGATGGCGTTGGCGGTCTGCGCCGACTTCAGCCAACCCAGCCACCCGGCCCACGCCGCCCGTGCCGGCGCTCGCCTCTACATCGCCAGCGCGCTGATCGGAGAAAACGGCTACCCGGCCGACTCGGCCCTACTGGCCGGTTATGCCCGCGAGCACGGAATGGGCGTGCTGCTGGCCAACCATGGCGGGCCGACGGGTGGCTGGAAGGCGGCGGGCAGGAGTGCGTTTTGGAATGAGCGGGGAGCGCTGGTCAGGGAGACGACGGGGACGGGTGAGACGCTGCTTCTGCTGGAACGGACCGAGATAGACGCTTGA
- a CDS encoding AraC family transcriptional regulator yields the protein MRDLTDDVALMRPVIDALRASGCDPDRVLVRVGLPPGGLPAGRFPHSAQNLFWKAAADECGEEHVGLHLAEHLPAFHGLLLEYLFLSSDTFGAGLRHSLRYVRLLSDTLQAQLEVEGERAVLSLGESPAINRHFPEMLAGAVIRLFGALTEGEFKPLEVQLMNETGAPMERYRAVYGCPTILGMPRYALVFDAAVLDKPSRHAAPELLRMHESLARRQLAEVERLDLVRQVRELIGELLVDGGATLEQVAARLGMPARRLRERLAMAGVRFNDLVTDYRCRLAKELLLKTDERIEVIVERTGFSEPSTFYRAFKRWVGETPVEFRRRGQQGRG from the coding sequence ATGCGTGATCTGACCGACGATGTAGCGCTGATGCGCCCGGTGATCGACGCCCTGCGCGCCAGCGGCTGCGATCCGGACCGGGTCCTGGTCCGTGTCGGGCTGCCGCCGGGTGGCCTGCCGGCCGGCCGTTTCCCCCATTCCGCACAGAACCTGTTCTGGAAGGCCGCCGCCGACGAGTGCGGCGAAGAGCATGTCGGCCTGCACCTGGCCGAGCACCTGCCGGCGTTCCACGGCCTGCTCCTGGAATACCTGTTCCTCTCCAGCGATACCTTCGGCGCCGGCCTGCGCCATTCCCTGCGCTACGTACGCCTGCTGTCCGACACCCTGCAGGCGCAACTGGAGGTGGAGGGCGAGCGCGCGGTGCTGTCGCTGGGCGAATCGCCGGCGATCAACCGCCACTTCCCGGAAATGCTCGCCGGCGCGGTGATCCGCCTGTTCGGCGCGCTCACCGAGGGCGAGTTCAAGCCGCTGGAAGTGCAACTGATGAACGAAACCGGCGCGCCGATGGAGCGCTACCGTGCGGTCTACGGCTGCCCGACGATCCTCGGCATGCCGCGCTACGCGCTGGTATTCGATGCCGCGGTGCTGGACAAACCCTCGCGCCACGCCGCCCCGGAACTGCTGCGCATGCACGAGTCGCTGGCGCGCCGGCAACTGGCCGAGGTGGAGCGCCTGGACCTGGTGCGCCAGGTCCGCGAACTGATCGGCGAGTTGCTGGTGGACGGAGGCGCCACCCTGGAGCAGGTCGCCGCGCGCCTCGGCATGCCGGCCCGACGTCTGCGCGAACGCCTGGCGATGGCCGGGGTGCGCTTCAACGACCTGGTCACCGACTACCGCTGCCGACTGGCCAAGGAACTGCTGCTGAAGACCGACGAGCGCATCGAAGTGATCGTCGAACGCACCGGGTTTTCCGAGCCGAGCACCTTCTATCGCGCGTTCAAGCGCTGGGTCGGCGAGACGCCGGTGGAGTTCCGCCGGCGCGGGCAGCAGGGGCGCGGGTAG
- a CDS encoding DNA-binding protein — translation MEVEEIKAQDLRAAPPVLPWRDFANWIGMGEDHETVRGWIRKGYLPAHKIGKHVMVNVALFTHQLMEKEEF, via the coding sequence ATGGAAGTGGAAGAAATCAAGGCTCAAGACCTTCGCGCGGCGCCCCCGGTGTTGCCGTGGCGGGACTTCGCGAACTGGATTGGCATGGGGGAAGACCACGAAACCGTCCGTGGATGGATTCGTAAGGGCTATCTCCCCGCGCACAAGATCGGCAAGCACGTGATGGTCAATGTTGCGCTCTTCACCCATCAACTGATGGAAAAGGAGGAGTTCTGA
- a CDS encoding DUF4136 domain-containing protein, whose product MIRRILLLGLLLSLAACETTQLDRDFDSSRDFAAYRSWSWSQPAFEYRPDDPRIKSDLTEQRIREAVAQQLDQRGLRPAQGNARGDVTVRAYLIVDDRQDQITTNYGGGYWGGYWGGYWGGPAMAETRTVNYKVATLQVDLFDGKDGKLVWRGSGEQIMRTSPPSPAEREQAIRETVQKVMSQYPPR is encoded by the coding sequence ATGATCCGCCGAATCCTGCTGCTCGGCCTGCTCCTCAGCCTCGCAGCCTGCGAAACCACCCAGCTCGACCGCGACTTCGACAGCTCCCGCGACTTCGCCGCCTACCGTAGCTGGAGCTGGTCGCAACCCGCCTTCGAATACCGCCCCGACGACCCACGCATCAAGAGCGACCTCACCGAGCAACGCATCCGCGAAGCCGTCGCCCAGCAGCTCGACCAGCGCGGCCTGCGTCCGGCCCAGGGCAACGCCAGGGGCGACGTCACGGTGCGCGCCTACCTGATCGTCGACGATCGCCAGGACCAGATCACCACCAACTACGGCGGCGGTTACTGGGGCGGCTACTGGGGAGGATACTGGGGCGGCCCGGCGATGGCCGAGACGCGCACCGTGAATTACAAGGTTGCCACCCTCCAGGTCGACCTGTTCGACGGCAAGGACGGCAAGCTGGTCTGGCGCGGCAGCGGCGAGCAGATCATGCGCACCAGCCCGCCGAGCCCGGCCGAGCGCGAGCAGGCGATCCGCGAGACGGTGCAGAAAGTCATGTCGCAATACCCGCCGCGCTGA
- a CDS encoding DUF2523 family protein, whose translation MDIPFLSDILAWMQSLWDFLYSGVYDFVTDAFVLLTKMAIKGWFEMQLFVAEIGYKAFREVVGGIGIGSTITSYYSSLDGDLRSLLAFFGLPDAVNMIFAAIGTRFSMSFIPFIGK comes from the coding sequence ATGGACATTCCCTTTCTCTCCGACATTCTCGCCTGGATGCAATCCCTCTGGGACTTCCTCTACAGCGGCGTCTATGACTTCGTCACCGACGCCTTTGTCCTGCTGACCAAGATGGCCATCAAGGGCTGGTTCGAGATGCAATTGTTCGTCGCGGAAATCGGCTACAAGGCGTTCCGCGAAGTCGTCGGCGGCATCGGTATCGGCTCGACCATCACGTCCTATTACTCGTCCCTGGACGGCGACCTGCGCTCGCTGCTGGCGTTCTTCGGCCTGCCGGACGCGGTGAACATGATCTTCGCCGCCATCGGCACGCGCTTCTCCATGTCCTTCATCCCTTTCATAGGTAAGTGA
- a CDS encoding DUF4136 domain-containing protein — translation MQSRLLILPLLASLAALGACQGDNPYRASSLPYPPQPAAAANPGLDPGAYPAAPRDYARYRSWSWAAAGVSGFPQGLDDNQLRDAVSQQLDQRGLRPARPGSAADLQVSAFLRNELRTRQVTDYYGGYYGNYGGWRDPWYGYGASYPVTRSYTVQVTVVRVELNDARSGQPVWGNSAEFDSGDSASEQAKALREAVKRALSSYPPG, via the coding sequence ATGCAATCGCGACTGTTGATCCTGCCGTTACTCGCCAGCCTGGCCGCCCTCGGTGCCTGCCAGGGCGACAATCCCTACCGCGCCAGCTCTCTGCCCTACCCGCCGCAGCCGGCCGCCGCGGCCAATCCCGGCCTCGATCCCGGGGCCTATCCGGCGGCGCCGCGCGACTACGCCCGCTACCGTAGCTGGAGCTGGGCCGCCGCCGGGGTCAGCGGCTTTCCCCAGGGCCTGGACGACAACCAGTTGCGCGACGCCGTCAGCCAGCAGCTCGACCAGCGCGGCCTGCGCCCGGCGCGGCCGGGCAGCGCGGCCGACCTGCAGGTCAGCGCGTTCCTGCGCAACGAACTGCGCACCCGCCAGGTCACCGACTACTACGGCGGCTACTACGGCAACTACGGCGGCTGGCGCGATCCCTGGTACGGCTATGGCGCCAGCTACCCGGTGACCCGCAGCTACACCGTGCAGGTCACCGTGGTCCGCGTCGAGCTGAACGACGCCCGCAGCGGCCAGCCGGTGTGGGGCAACAGCGCCGAGTTCGACTCCGGCGACTCCGCCAGCGAACAGGCCAAGGCCCTGCGCGAAGCGGTGAAACGGGCGCTGTCGAGCTACCCGCCGGGCTGA
- a CDS encoding class I SAM-dependent methyltransferase, protein MTDLEHAVESNRRAWDASADSHLRGSGWQELSLAVQETGFSCLDETLAGVLRNLDLAGKAAVQVGCNNGREVLSLYAFGVARAVGIDQSAAFLAQARQLAERSPHQPRFVEANAYELPVELNGQFDLLLITIGVLNWMPDIARFFASVSGLLKPGGQLAIYETHPFLEMLEPESERPFELRNDYFTDTPHVSREAIVYEGSGSDTGIASYWYVHPLGDILGGLLGAGLRLSHFKEYPHSNREELYDLYEDGPLAIPMCYTLVAVKA, encoded by the coding sequence ATGACGGATCTTGAACACGCGGTGGAAAGCAACCGACGCGCCTGGGACGCGTCCGCCGACAGTCACCTGCGTGGCAGCGGCTGGCAGGAATTGTCGCTGGCGGTACAGGAAACCGGCTTCAGTTGCCTGGACGAGACCCTGGCTGGCGTGCTGCGCAATCTGGACCTGGCCGGCAAGGCGGCGGTCCAGGTCGGCTGCAACAACGGCCGGGAAGTGCTTTCGCTGTACGCCTTCGGCGTCGCGCGGGCGGTGGGGATCGACCAGTCCGCCGCCTTCCTCGCCCAGGCGCGGCAACTGGCCGAGCGCTCGCCGCATCAGCCGCGTTTCGTCGAAGCCAATGCCTACGAGCTGCCGGTCGAGCTGAACGGTCAGTTCGACCTGCTGCTGATCACCATCGGTGTGCTCAACTGGATGCCCGACATCGCGCGCTTCTTCGCCTCGGTGAGCGGTCTGCTGAAGCCGGGCGGGCAATTGGCGATCTATGAGACCCACCCGTTCCTGGAGATGCTCGAACCCGAGTCGGAGCGACCGTTCGAACTGCGCAACGACTACTTCACCGACACGCCCCACGTATCCCGGGAGGCCATCGTCTACGAAGGCAGCGGCAGCGATACCGGCATCGCCAGCTACTGGTACGTCCACCCGCTCGGCGACATCCTCGGCGGGTTGCTCGGCGCCGGCCTGCGCCTGAGTCACTTCAAGGAGTACCCGCACTCGAACCGCGAGGAACTCTACGACCTCTACGAGGACGGACCGCTGGCGATCCCGATGTGCTACACGCTGGTCGCGGTCAAGGCATGA
- a CDS encoding GNAT family N-acetyltransferase produces MQLSHRPAETGDLETVAGFPQDRDELFYCYPKAIWPFSVAQLAAAIAERRGSTVAVHDGQVLGFANFYQWQHGDFCALGNMMVAPAARGLGVARYLIGVMENLAREQYKARLMKISCFNANAAGLLLYTQLGYQPRAIAERHDPDGRRVALIQMDKPLEP; encoded by the coding sequence ATGCAGCTCAGCCACCGCCCGGCGGAGACCGGTGACCTGGAGACGGTCGCCGGCTTCCCCCAGGACCGCGACGAACTCTTCTATTGCTACCCCAAGGCGATCTGGCCGTTCAGCGTCGCCCAGCTGGCCGCCGCCATCGCCGAACGCCGCGGCAGCACCGTGGCCGTGCACGACGGACAGGTGCTCGGCTTCGCCAACTTCTACCAGTGGCAGCACGGCGACTTCTGCGCCCTCGGCAACATGATGGTGGCGCCCGCCGCGCGCGGTCTGGGCGTGGCCCGCTACCTGATCGGGGTCATGGAAAACCTCGCCCGCGAACAGTACAAAGCGCGCCTGATGAAGATTTCCTGCTTCAACGCCAACGCCGCCGGGCTGCTGCTCTATACCCAGCTCGGCTACCAGCCGCGCGCCATCGCCGAACGCCACGATCCGGACGGCCGGCGCGTGGCGCTGATCCAGATGGACAAGCCCCTTGAACCCTGA
- a CDS encoding glycine cleavage system protein H encodes MSANLHGLEFPDGLFYAPDYNLWLREEVDGSLTLGLSAYGCALYGEIFAFTPKRDGWHIERDRSFGVVEFAKAASSARSPLAGTLLASNPAVVKRPALINRDCYGEGWMVRLQPDDWASARSAFLQGDAAREAFAERMRLDGFDPQHPGVQALDF; translated from the coding sequence ATGAGCGCGAACCTGCACGGCCTGGAGTTCCCCGACGGGCTGTTCTACGCCCCGGACTACAACCTGTGGTTGCGCGAGGAAGTCGACGGCAGCCTGACCCTGGGCCTGAGCGCCTACGGCTGCGCGCTGTATGGCGAAATCTTCGCCTTCACCCCCAAGCGCGACGGCTGGCACATCGAACGCGACCGCAGCTTCGGCGTGGTCGAGTTCGCCAAGGCTGCCTCCTCGGCCCGCAGCCCGTTGGCCGGGACCCTGCTGGCGAGCAACCCGGCGGTGGTCAAGCGCCCGGCGCTGATCAACCGGGATTGCTACGGCGAGGGCTGGATGGTACGGCTGCAACCGGACGACTGGGCCTCGGCGCGGAGCGCGTTTCTCCAGGGAGACGCGGCGCGGGAGGCATTCGCCGAGCGCATGCGCCTGGATGGGTTCGATCCGCAGCATCCAGGGGTGCAGGCACTGGACTTCTGA
- a CDS encoding methyltransferase domain-containing protein, with translation MSDRHFDELATRFAEKIYGGAKGAIRLAVLQADLAEALPERPLRVLDIGAGLGHMSLWLAARGHRVTLAEPAQPMLDGARQRFAEAGQAAEFIQAPWQELLGQLTEPYDLVLCHAVLEWLAEPHAILPVLHQLCAPGGWLSLAFYNRDALIYRNLLKGHFRKLRKQRFAGEGQSLTPQRPLDPRELEQALAARWRIEARSGVRVFHDYMPSEFQAKAERLDLVEMELAYRRHPAFAGLGRYLHWLCRPQ, from the coding sequence ATGAGCGACCGCCATTTCGACGAACTGGCGACGCGCTTCGCCGAAAAGATCTATGGCGGCGCCAAGGGTGCGATCCGCCTCGCGGTACTCCAGGCCGACCTCGCCGAGGCCCTCCCGGAGCGACCTCTGCGGGTCCTCGACATCGGCGCCGGGCTCGGCCACATGTCGCTCTGGCTGGCCGCTCGCGGCCACCGCGTAACCCTCGCCGAGCCAGCGCAACCCATGCTCGACGGCGCCCGCCAGCGCTTCGCCGAAGCCGGGCAGGCCGCCGAATTCATCCAGGCGCCCTGGCAGGAACTGCTCGGCCAGCTCACCGAGCCCTACGACCTGGTGCTCTGCCACGCCGTGCTCGAGTGGCTGGCCGAACCCCATGCGATCCTGCCGGTGCTGCACCAACTCTGCGCACCCGGCGGCTGGCTGTCGCTGGCCTTCTACAATCGCGACGCGCTGATCTACCGCAACCTGCTCAAGGGCCACTTCCGCAAGCTGCGCAAGCAACGCTTCGCTGGCGAGGGGCAGAGCCTGACCCCGCAGCGCCCGCTCGACCCGCGCGAGCTGGAACAGGCGCTGGCAGCGCGTTGGCGCATCGAGGCGCGCAGCGGCGTGCGGGTGTTCCACGACTACATGCCGAGCGAGTTCCAGGCCAAGGCCGAACGGCTCGACCTGGTGGAAATGGAACTGGCCTACCGCCGCCACCCGGCCTTTGCCGGGCTTGGCCGCTACCTGCACTGGCTGTGCCGCCCGCAATGA
- a CDS encoding MaoC family dehydratase produces MPTAWLDLPAPPALPGLFLRAALRRGIRGKALPERGLRSQVTVDPKHLERYRQVCGFRDDGLLPPTYPHILAFPLQMALLTDKRFPFPLLGLVHLENRIDVLRALGGLGPFTVSVAVENLQPHDKGATFSIVTRLEDQLGLLWVGDSKVLCRGVKVPGEIPPKAEQEPLPLEPVDNWKAPADIGRRYARAAGDYNPIHLSAPSAKLFGFPRAIAHGLWNKARSLAALGERLPASGYRVEVRFQKPVLLPASLTLLASAAAADGQFSLRGKDDLPHMAGHWSRLQG; encoded by the coding sequence ATGCCCACCGCCTGGCTCGACCTGCCCGCCCCACCCGCCCTGCCCGGCCTGTTCCTGCGCGCCGCACTGCGCCGCGGCATCCGCGGCAAGGCCCTGCCCGAGCGCGGCCTGCGCAGCCAGGTCACGGTGGACCCGAAGCACCTCGAGCGCTACCGCCAGGTCTGCGGCTTCCGCGACGACGGCCTGCTGCCGCCGACCTACCCGCACATCCTCGCCTTCCCGCTGCAGATGGCGCTGCTCACCGACAAGCGCTTCCCCTTCCCGCTGCTCGGCCTGGTCCACCTGGAGAACCGCATCGACGTGCTGCGCGCGCTCGGCGGCCTCGGCCCGTTCACCGTGAGCGTCGCGGTGGAAAACCTGCAACCGCACGACAAGGGCGCCACCTTCAGCATCGTCACCCGCCTGGAAGACCAGCTTGGCCTGCTCTGGGTCGGCGACAGCAAGGTGCTCTGCCGCGGCGTCAAGGTGCCCGGCGAAATTCCGCCGAAAGCCGAGCAGGAGCCGCTGCCGCTGGAGCCGGTCGACAACTGGAAGGCGCCCGCCGACATCGGCCGGCGCTATGCCCGTGCCGCCGGCGACTACAACCCGATCCACCTGTCGGCGCCCAGCGCCAAGCTGTTCGGCTTTCCCCGCGCCATCGCCCACGGCCTGTGGAACAAGGCTCGCAGCCTGGCCGCCCTCGGCGAGCGACTGCCAGCCTCGGGCTATCGGGTCGAGGTGCGCTTCCAGAAGCCAGTGCTGCTGCCGGCCAGCCTCACCCTCCTCGCCAGCGCGGCGGCGGCGGACGGCCAGTTCAGCCTGCGCGGCAAGGACGACCTGCCGCACATGGCCGGGCATTGGAGCCGGCTACAGGGCTGA
- a CDS encoding nucleotide pyrophosphohydrolase produces the protein MDLHELTARLHAIRDRNDWRQFHSPKNLAMAASVEMAELVEIFQWLTEDQSRTLSAEQLEHAGQEVGDIVLYLLLFCGETGLDLEQVVRAKLADCERRFLP, from the coding sequence ATGGACCTGCACGAACTCACCGCGCGCCTGCACGCCATCCGCGACCGCAACGACTGGCGCCAATTCCACAGCCCGAAGAACCTGGCCATGGCCGCCAGCGTCGAGATGGCCGAACTGGTGGAGATCTTCCAGTGGCTGACGGAAGACCAGTCGCGCACGCTGTCGGCCGAGCAGCTCGAACACGCTGGCCAGGAAGTTGGCGACATCGTCCTTTATCTGCTGCTGTTCTGCGGGGAAACCGGCCTCGACCTGGAACAGGTGGTGCGCGCCAAGCTGGCCGACTGCGAACGGCGCTTCCTGCCATGA
- a CDS encoding GrpB family protein, translating to MSSPQPPRFDGQRWSYADDDRIEVLPADPAWPQHFAAEAEAIRTALALPGLGIEHVGSTAVPGLDAKPIIDILLLPPPGHDPQRLVAPLEGLGYQFWRENPNTQRMFFVKGMPPFGHGRTHHVHVMPLAQADRYLLFRDWLRNHPDDARLYAETKHALARRYPTDREAYTRGKDEVVARILGRALAATRHPMIQSGLVRGEREMHARELRETLVAGAESTPGGPADTAYFESLRSRVSKPQD from the coding sequence ATGTCCTCACCCCAACCGCCCCGCTTCGACGGCCAACGCTGGAGCTACGCCGACGACGACCGCATCGAGGTGCTGCCTGCCGACCCCGCCTGGCCACAACACTTCGCCGCCGAAGCCGAGGCCATCCGCACGGCGCTGGCGCTGCCCGGGCTGGGCATCGAGCATGTCGGCAGCACCGCGGTGCCCGGGCTCGACGCCAAGCCGATCATCGACATCCTCCTGCTGCCGCCGCCCGGCCACGATCCGCAGCGGCTGGTAGCCCCGCTGGAGGGCCTCGGCTACCAGTTCTGGCGCGAGAACCCGAACACCCAGCGGATGTTCTTCGTCAAAGGCATGCCGCCCTTCGGCCATGGCCGCACCCACCATGTCCATGTCATGCCCCTGGCCCAGGCCGACCGCTACCTGCTGTTCCGCGACTGGCTGCGCAACCACCCCGACGACGCCCGCCTCTACGCCGAAACCAAGCACGCCCTGGCCCGCCGCTACCCCACCGACCGCGAGGCCTATACCCGTGGCAAGGACGAGGTCGTCGCAAGGATTCTCGGCCGGGCGCTGGCGGCGACGCGGCACCCAATGATACAGAGTGGCCTGGTAAGGGGAGAACGCGAAATGCACGCCAGGGAACTGCGTGAAACGCTGGTCGCCGGCGCGGAATCGACGCCAGGCGGCCCCGCCGATACAGCCTATTTCGAGTCGCTGCGCAGCCGGGTAAGCAAGCCCCAGGACTGA
- a CDS encoding DsrE family protein → MNPDTHAQRVLIIVSSGPSTPARCAAPFHTATLLACMDAEVTLFLSGEGVQLARRAVADQLRALDGGEPLRHFIRQAREAGARLLMCRQPGVNIDESELIEELDEISSGGELARLILESERVLTL, encoded by the coding sequence TTGAACCCTGACACCCACGCCCAGCGCGTCCTCATCATCGTCTCCAGCGGCCCGAGCACCCCGGCCCGCTGCGCCGCGCCCTTCCACACCGCCACCCTGCTGGCCTGCATGGACGCCGAGGTGACCCTGTTCCTCAGCGGCGAAGGCGTGCAGTTGGCCCGCCGCGCCGTCGCCGACCAGTTGCGCGCGCTGGACGGCGGCGAGCCGCTGCGCCACTTCATCCGCCAGGCCCGCGAGGCCGGCGCGCGCCTGCTGATGTGCCGCCAACCCGGGGTGAACATCGACGAAAGCGAACTGATCGAGGAACTCGACGAAATCTCCAGCGGCGGCGAACTGGCACGGCTGATCCTCGAATCCGAGCGGGTGCTGACCCTATGA
- a CDS encoding glycerophosphodiester phosphodiesterase family protein, producing the protein MNRSIAILLLGLSLTGCVEARSVVPADGPGPLLVAHRAGTADYPENTLLAIRKALDNGADALWLSVQLSADGHPVLYRPADLAVLTQGAGAVGQSSLAELARLNAGYMFKAEDGSYPYRQKPLRIPTLRQALRAIPPQVPVFLDMKSLPVEPLVDAVAGELERQKAWSRVRFYSTEKAANDYLTQRYADRARQFESRDATRNRLVGLAFGERCEAPPAGGTWMGIELRRELTVTERFTLGESSYKVPAAQLWTRKAMDCVRREPVKVVMFGIETAEDYRTARALGADAVMSNSPRKMEAIRRRVLADQPGG; encoded by the coding sequence ATGAATCGAAGTATTGCGATCCTGCTGCTGGGCCTGTCGCTGACCGGCTGCGTCGAGGCACGCTCGGTGGTACCGGCGGATGGCCCGGGCCCGCTGCTGGTGGCCCATCGCGCCGGCACCGCGGACTACCCGGAGAACACCCTGCTGGCGATCCGCAAGGCGCTGGACAACGGCGCCGACGCGCTATGGTTGTCGGTGCAGTTGAGCGCCGATGGCCATCCGGTGCTCTATCGCCCCGCTGACCTGGCGGTCCTGACCCAGGGCGCCGGCGCGGTCGGCCAGTCGAGCCTGGCCGAGCTGGCGCGCTTGAACGCCGGCTATATGTTCAAGGCCGAGGACGGCAGCTATCCCTACCGCCAGAAGCCGCTGCGGATTCCTACGCTGCGCCAGGCGCTGCGGGCGATCCCGCCGCAGGTGCCGGTGTTCCTCGACATGAAGTCGCTGCCGGTGGAGCCGCTGGTCGATGCCGTGGCCGGCGAGCTGGAGCGGCAGAAGGCCTGGTCGCGGGTGCGTTTCTATTCCACCGAGAAGGCCGCCAACGACTACCTGACGCAGCGCTACGCGGACCGCGCGCGACAGTTCGAAAGCCGCGATGCGACGCGCAACCGCCTGGTCGGCCTGGCCTTCGGCGAGCGCTGCGAGGCACCGCCGGCCGGCGGCACCTGGATGGGCATCGAGCTGCGCCGCGAACTGACGGTGACCGAGCGCTTCACCCTTGGCGAGTCTTCCTACAAGGTGCCGGCGGCGCAGTTGTGGACGCGCAAAGCGATGGACTGCGTGCGCCGCGAGCCGGTGAAGGTGGTGATGTTCGGCATCGAGACCGCCGAGGACTACCGCACCGCGCGCGCCCTGGGCGCCGACGCGGTGATGAGCAACTCGCCCAGGAAGATGGAGGCGATCCGCCGCCGGGTGCTCGCCGATCAGCCCGGCGGGTAG
- the pflM gene encoding lysogeny maintenance protein PflM: protein MAASPYYLRQTHAPDCACSVCWSARQAIPLHSPSPCPDCRPPGLPYLEDGRWLCRPRSFCAKHDPSRRPPKYWHVVYDSGKPTPFVPVREAFQLEG, encoded by the coding sequence ATGGCCGCCAGTCCCTACTACCTACGCCAGACCCACGCCCCGGACTGCGCCTGCTCTGTGTGCTGGTCCGCAAGGCAGGCCATCCCATTGCACAGCCCGTCGCCGTGTCCGGACTGCCGGCCCCCTGGGCTGCCTTATCTGGAAGATGGCCGCTGGCTCTGCCGTCCCCGTTCCTTCTGCGCGAAACACGATCCGTCCCGGCGTCCGCCGAAGTACTGGCACGTTGTGTACGACAGCGGGAAACCTACGCCCTTCGTGCCCGTGCGCGAAGCATTCCAACTGGAGGGCTGA
- a CDS encoding AAA family ATPase, whose protein sequence is MLHAGRGQGMTCVEAERGAPLRVVVVGTSGAGKTTFSAALAARLGCTHVELDRLYWGPGWQAVPHERFEHAVERATTAPRWVADGNYSAVRELLWGRATHVVWLNFGRWTVFSRVLRRTLARGLLRTRLSHGNRESLRMAFCSRDSILLWSWTTFAGNRRKYTGLREDPRFAHLRWVEVGEPGRVGEVIERLVEAALAQSQ, encoded by the coding sequence GTGCTACACGCTGGTCGCGGTCAAGGCATGACCTGCGTCGAGGCCGAGCGAGGCGCGCCGCTGCGTGTGGTGGTGGTCGGCACCAGCGGGGCCGGGAAGACGACCTTCTCCGCCGCGCTGGCCGCCAGGCTGGGTTGTACGCATGTCGAACTCGACCGACTCTACTGGGGCCCCGGCTGGCAAGCCGTGCCCCACGAACGCTTCGAGCACGCCGTGGAGCGGGCGACGACGGCGCCGCGCTGGGTCGCCGACGGCAACTACAGCGCCGTCCGCGAGTTGCTCTGGGGCCGCGCCACCCACGTGGTATGGCTGAATTTCGGCCGCTGGACGGTGTTCTCCCGGGTCCTTCGCCGCACCCTGGCCCGGGGCCTGCTGCGCACCCGCCTGTCCCACGGCAACCGTGAATCGCTGCGGATGGCGTTCTGCTCCAGGGATTCGATCCTGCTCTGGTCATGGACCACCTTCGCAGGCAACCGCCGCAAATACACCGGCCTGCGCGAGGATCCGCGGTTCGCGCATTTGCGCTGGGTGGAGGTTGGCGAGCCGGGGAGGGTGGGGGAGGTGATCGAGAGGTTGGTGGAAGCCGCGCTCGCACAGTCGCAGTAG